One part of the Segnochrobactrum spirostomi genome encodes these proteins:
- a CDS encoding 50S ribosomal protein L23 translates to MTNLKHYDVILSPVITEKATLLTEQSKVVFKVANTATKPEIKAAVEALFGVKVTAVNTLVRKGKVKRFRGTIGRQSDVKKAIVTLAEGQTIDITTGL, encoded by the coding sequence ATGACCAACCTCAAGCACTATGACGTGATCCTTTCGCCGGTGATCACCGAGAAGGCGACGCTGCTCACTGAACAGAGCAAGGTCGTGTTCAAGGTGGCGAACACTGCGACGAAGCCTGAGATCAAGGCCGCGGTCGAAGCGCTGTTCGGCGTCAAGGTCACGGCGGTCAACACTCTGGTCCGCAAGGGCAAGGTGAAGCGGTTCCGCGGCACGATCGGGCGTCAGTCCGACGTGAAGAAAGCGATCGTCACCCTCGCTGAGGGCCAGACGATCGACATCACGACGGGCCTCTGA